In Aedes albopictus strain Foshan chromosome 3, AalbF5, whole genome shotgun sequence, the following are encoded in one genomic region:
- the LOC134292178 gene encoding uncharacterized protein LOC134292178 has protein sequence MVDTRDSTTKFCVAATSTTKKYLREHPEICVLSADKGNRTVVMMREDYDQKMRTFVNDDTTYERVRSDPTTRYQNGNNSLVKRLKDLKLIDHRTAKELTTHNAICPRIYGQPKAHKQNLPLRPVIPNVTAPTYKLAKYVANILQSSIHSPYNTASSFEFCDEVNNITLPEGYVMISLDVTSLFTNVPRHLVTKNIIHRWKEVDTRINLDLFLEIVEYCMEASYFCFEGQYYKQTFGTAMGSPLSPIAADIVLDAVIAQAMRSLPFEITIFRKYVDDIFMAIPRNTEQQVLQAFNNVEPRIQFTIEVEKDQKLAFLDVTVIRNPDQTLTTEWYAKPIASGRMLNYKSHHQLKHKMNVAKNFIHRVWYLTRNKSTEEIVNIIHRHLQLGNNNKTEPSSQKPPHTSQASS, from the coding sequence ATGGTAGATACCCGCGACAGCACAACTAAGTTCTGTGTCGCTGCGACAAGCACGACAAAAAAGTACCTGCGCGAACACCCAGAGATCTGCGTGCTCTCAGCAGATAAAGGCAACAGGACTGTCGTCATGATGAGGGAGGATTACGACCAGAAAATGAGAACGTTTGTGAACGATGACACGACATACGAAAGAGTTCGTTCTGATCCCACAACTAGATATCAGAATGGAAACAACTCACTAGTCAAACGGCTCAAGGACTTGAAGCTCATTGACCACAGGACAGCTAAGGAGTTAACCACGCACAACGCGATTTGTCCCAGGATCTACGGCCAGCCGAAGGCGCATAAGCAGAACCTGCCGCTTCGACCTGTCATTCCCAACGTAACAGCCCCGACATACAAACTCGCCAAATACGTAGCCAACATCCTCCAGAGCTCGATCCACAGTCCCTACAACACGGCCAGCTCGTTTGAGTTCTGCGACGAAGTGAATAACATCACACTTCCAGAAGGATATGTAATGATTTCTCTGGATGTGACGTCTCTTTTCACTAACGTACCGCGGCACCTGGTTACAAAAAACATCATTCACCGGTGGAAGGAGGTTGATACCCGTATCAATCTGGATCTGTTTTTGGAGATCGTCGAGTACTGTATGGAGGCAAGTTATTTCTGCTTTGAAGGGCAGTATTACAAACAGACATTCGGGACGGCAATGGGAAGCCCGCTGTCGCCAATTGCCGCGGACATTGTACTGGATGCAGTCATCGCTCAAGCTATGAGATCTCTACCGTTCGAGATAACAATATTCAGGAAATACGTGGACGATATATTCATGGCGATACCACGGAACACCGAGCAACAAGTCCTGCAAGCATTCAACAATGTGGAACCGAGAATTCAGTTTACCATTGAAGTCGAGAAAGACCAAAAACTGGCGTTTCTAGACGTGACGGTAATCAGAAACCCAGACCAAACCCTAACCACGGAGTGGTATGCAAAACCGATAGCATCAGGGCGCATGCTTAACTACAAATCCCACCACCAACTCAAACACAAGATGAACGTAGCCAAGAACTTCATCCACAGGGTCTGGTACCTCACTCGAAATAAGTCCACAGAGGAAATAGTGAACATCATCCACCGACATCTCCAACTTGGCAATAACAACAAAACAGAACCGAGTAGTCAAAAGCCTCCACACACTAGTCAAGCATCCAGTTAA